Proteins from a single region of Geothrix sp. PMB-07:
- a CDS encoding IS3 family transposase yields MSGASQRKEGAAYLTATGFSQRRAARAMGLSRSYVRYSRRVKLDGLDERIVQLAHANPRYGHRRVWALLRRLQLRVNLKRVHRVFKAHGLQVRRRPKKHLRTGQHVPMKSGYPNQVWSYDFVHDSCLNGEVVKCLTLTDEFTKEALVIEVASSFKAEEVMQVLKRLFQTRGWPAFLRSDNGPEFIAHDLQVWLMATGAQTFYIPPGSPWANGVAESFNSKFRDECLNMEAFSSLAEAKVIVEAWRRRYNEERPHSSLGYLTPTEFRCTIELAQLGLPATGALPPDPRDLSLWAPPVEANALTEKARAFPLANTVRCISEALKSLPSVALPSPEMEAKLPSPGSSWPTGH; encoded by the coding sequence ATGAGTGGCGCGTCGCAGCGAAAGGAGGGGGCGGCATACCTGACGGCCACCGGCTTCTCCCAGCGGCGCGCTGCCCGGGCCATGGGCCTGAGCCGTTCCTATGTCCGGTATTCACGCCGGGTGAAACTGGATGGGCTGGACGAGCGGATCGTCCAGCTTGCCCATGCCAACCCCCGCTATGGCCACCGGCGCGTCTGGGCCCTCCTGAGGCGGCTCCAGCTCCGGGTGAACCTGAAACGGGTCCACCGGGTTTTCAAAGCCCATGGCCTCCAGGTCCGGCGGCGTCCCAAAAAGCACCTCCGGACCGGCCAGCATGTGCCGATGAAATCCGGGTATCCCAACCAGGTCTGGTCCTACGACTTCGTCCACGACAGCTGCCTGAACGGCGAGGTCGTGAAGTGCCTGACGCTCACCGACGAGTTTACGAAGGAGGCGTTGGTCATCGAAGTGGCCTCCTCCTTCAAGGCCGAGGAGGTCATGCAGGTCCTCAAACGCTTGTTCCAGACCCGGGGATGGCCCGCATTCCTGCGCAGTGACAACGGCCCCGAGTTCATCGCCCATGACCTCCAGGTCTGGCTGATGGCCACCGGTGCCCAGACCTTCTACATCCCCCCGGGCTCGCCCTGGGCCAACGGCGTGGCCGAGAGCTTCAACAGCAAGTTCCGGGACGAATGCCTGAACATGGAGGCCTTCTCCAGCCTGGCTGAGGCCAAGGTCATCGTCGAAGCCTGGCGCCGTCGCTACAACGAGGAGCGCCCGCACAGCAGCCTGGGCTACCTCACCCCAACCGAGTTCCGCTGCACCATTGAACTGGCTCAGCTCGGTCTCCCTGCGACGGGGGCTCTGCCCCCGGACCCCCGGGATTTATCGCTTTGGGCACCCCCGGTGGAGGCCAACGCCCTGACAGAAAAGGCCAGGGCGTTTCCCCTGGCCAACACCGTCCGGTGCATCTCCGAAGCGCTCAAGTCGCTTCCCAGCGTTGCTCTACCCTCTCCGGAGATGGAAGCCAAGCTACCATCTCCTGGAAGCTCCTGGCCAACCGGCCATTAG